A stretch of DNA from Lycium ferocissimum isolate CSIRO_LF1 chromosome 4, AGI_CSIRO_Lferr_CH_V1, whole genome shotgun sequence:
ACGGGATAGGGTGGCCAGAGAACAGACAAGAATCTTTGAACTTCCATTTTAcatcttataaaaaaaaaataaaaaaatctgtTCCTTTCTCAAAGAGCTTTCCCcagcataataaaataatagcatgaatatggagaaaagGGTAGTACAATGAACTGAGTTATAATTGTTCCAACATCCTAACTATTTTTCAACAATCACTATCTTTAACCACTATGATTGAGCTTttaaagaaaacaacaaaaagagCTTTGAATGCTTATAAGCAAATACCTGCCAGCCTTTGCACGTCGTAATAATCCTGTCAAATTCTGTGTTTATAGCACGCAAGAAGTGATCAGAAGGACTTTGCATAATTGGACAAGGAAATCCAGCATTCGAGAAGTGCTTCACAATTAAATGATATGTTAGTCTCTaacaatcaataacattaaGAACAGAGTATTGATTCAAAACATAATGACCAGAAAATAAACATCTTAAGTGCTATGTATTTCTAGTAGTATTTCATAATTGTGCACACGCTTGGTGAACTAATCTTCCTCCATGCCCCCTGAAGTAAGTCTGTCCAGTCTGAATCCCCGTTAACGTTGGCTGATTTTCAGAGGaactccttttctttcttccaaccACTATCCATGGATTCTGAAACATTTAgtcatttaggaaaatttgtcACCACTCACCAGTATTTCTCTAGACAATTTCCTCTTTGTCAGAAACCCAACAAACTGAACTTTACTGATTTCTTCTAGTTTGTAAGGAAACCATATAAGAAGCTATATGTAGGGACCTTTATTGGGCAATAAGCTTCTAAGCAACAATTGGACTTTGAAAATCGGAGGCTCACACTTCGAATATGTCCAACTGACACAACCTTATCCTGCAAATCATTACTCCAGCGAAAATCATGTTCCCCAGGGTAACCATCCTAACTTAGTAAATATTTACTTCAATATTGCCATTCTTGGCTTCTTTAAATGAGAATAAATAAAGAACTTCAGCCAATTCAACTGCATGGGCTCattttttctcttaaaataGGGTGCCATCTGACTAACAATTGACTTCTTCTTTTCAGATAAAACACAGTACCACACCCACAACTGGGTCTCCCTAATTGCAGCAAAAATAATATCATTCGTTATTGAATGCTTTTGTTTGATGCAGTCATGACTGCTAAGAAAACCAACCCTTTACCTGAATCAATATGGACAGCAGTGGCGGATCTAGCATGCTAGGTGGGGGTTCCATTGAACCACCAACTTTAGACGCGGAGCacaaatttatgtgtaaaaatttattaaaactgcaataaatagtagacatgaacccataacttttaaaatacgACGGGTTTACACTAAAAATCTTAAGTTTGAACCCATAGagtttaaatcctggatccgcctctgatgGACAGTGTAAAGAAGCATACCAAGGCAAAATTACCTGTAAGCAAGCCAATGTTTCACCAAAGAACAATGTCTTTCCATTTGATAGGAGGCAAATTCGGTCAAAAAGGCCAAATACTTCAGTACTGCTTTGGCAAATGGTGAATATCAGAGTGCAGCCAGAGTTGGCAAGCTTCTTCAATGTAACCATCATCAGAAGTGCAGAAACGCTAATCATAACAAGGATTAAACATCAGCTAAACTAGAGTAGTTCATTATTTTTGATAAGTAGAAGAAATCCAAGAGCATCAAGTCTCAATCACAAAGAATAGCAAGTCAAAAACACAGAGAATTAATAAGGAAAATTTTACTGAGAGATATCCATTCAGTTGGAACCCTACAGTTGATTTTGAATATGCTACAGAAATATCAATTTCCAGACCATCAAATAAGAAAATCACCATCAATGACATGTACTCCCTCAACCCTTAAAATTGATGCTTTCATGTATGACAGACGAACTTCAGTACTAAGCCAATCAAAGAACCTTCACATTCTCTTCTGGTAACTGAGTCCTCGAAGAGACCTACATTCCCTAAGTTAGCAACCCTAGGCTTCATTTGCAGGTCTTTCCCAAAGAAAGCTTGTAGCCTTTTTTTTACCCATTAATGCTAAAATATTTACTGACCTTTTTCATTACTAATTGACCTTTCAAATCATATAAACTTTCAGCATAGTTTGATATATCCCAACTTTACAGACATACTTCAATAGTTTAATAAATGAAGCGGTCTTTCTCTATCACCACATGCATAGACAAGACAAGCAAATCAATTTTTATGCCTACTCATCAAATAAACACGGAGCATTAGTATTTTTTACGCTTTATTGGAAAGAAAAACTAGAACATACTAAATATTTGGCTGTTTAGCTACTACAGCAGCTACAGAACATAGTACGCAATTTGATCTAGTCACTAAGAAGATCACCAATGCAGTTCCGGATACTGAATATGTCAATGTAAACTCAATGACGATCAATAAAAATTGTTGTGATTTTTAAACGAGTAAGAAGAGAACCTGTCAAGATGATAAAGGGGCTCATCGATAAATAAAATATGTGGGCTCATGACAAGTTCCCGGGCAATGCTGACACGCCTTCTCTCACCACTGCGAAGGCCTCTCATGTAACAGTGGCCACCTATAAGTTTATTAGCACAATCTCCCAGTGACATAGCATCTATAACATCCTCCACCACACTCCTTTTCTGACAAAAGAAACCAGGAAGCTGAAGCAAAGCTGAATAGTATAGGAATTCACGCACAGTTAATGATCCAATAAGAGTAGTTTCTCTGTCAACATATCCCTGCCAATGAGCAAACTTTAAATGTCAAGCAGGCACACGCTGACAAAACAAGGAAAACAACTGCCCCCTTCCCAACCTGCTTGATTCAATTGAAGTTTTCTTCCAAAAGGCCCAAAAGTAccaacacttcttaaccctaaTTCAAACAAAGTAAACTATAATGTATTTTAATACTAACATGATGGTTAGGCTACCACCTTAAATATTTCAGCTATTGTTATCCAATGTCCACATTGGATTATGTGAGGAGATGCTTGTAGGTGTGCTCAAACCTATGGAAAATATGGTCTACAGAGCCCCTTGGGAAAGAAGGACCATTTGTCGAAATGGAAAGAACTATTTAATCTAAAGGTTGGGAATAGGAAGGGGTTCACAGGCCTAAATTCGCACCTGCAACTCCTAACTCAACCAGCGAAAAAGCCTCATTGCCCTATTCAAATGGGataaaaaatgggaaaagggATTTCCAAACACTGGATACGTGAAATTATACCACATCATCAGAAGCAGTTGCATGAATGCTTTGCTTCAAATGTGAAAGGGCATCTTCTTGCCAAAGAGAACACACACGTCACCTTATGTCAGAGAGCCAAAGGATTGGTCGATGAACTAAATTGAGAAAGAAGGGGCTATTGACTCACTGAACCAGTAGTCATTAATAGGAGAGTGATTATGATTTAAAGTCCAAAAACCAGTTCAGAGTGAACAACAGCTAATGTAACCTATAAAACAGGTCATCAAAGTCCACAGTCCAGACATCCGTATTGAGAATACAAGCATGACCACAAGCGAAAGTAAATGCTTACAACATACATAGGAACCATACGACATGTGCCTTTTTGTCCCGTTTACAAACACCTCGCCATACATTCTCGCTGAATCAGGTAACCTTCctaaagaagagaaagaaaactaGCTCAGAATCACATATAAACAACTGGATGCTTTTCTATAAGCTGACTATGAATTGAATACGACAAACCTGCTAGGGCTTTCAAGAGTGTTGATTTCCCTGACTTGGGGGGACCCATGATGACAGTCATTGTTCCAGGTAATGCATAACCATGCGAACTCTTGACCACCTTATCAgagtattttctttttccctttataGTTACAGTCAAGTCCTTCCAGGCAATAGAAGCTCCTGCAATCTTCCTTGTAATAACTTCCCTCTCTGGTAAAGAAGGAGACGGCGAGGAACCACTATTGACCTTTGACAGGGAAGGGGAGGGTGGCGTAGTCGCAGCATTAATAGAATCACCTCCTTCGTCCTCTTTGACCTCTATATCTGTCTCATCCCAAACAGGTGAATCTTCAAATGAAATTGGTTGTCTAAGTGTGCCAGGTTTCCGCAAGTAGAAGAAATTACTTGATGGCACCCTACTAGCTGGACTACTTGTTGTAGAAGATGGAGACATATAATGATCTGATTGAGACTGTATTTCTTCCATTCTTTTGAATTCTCCAATTCTGTCTAACTACTCCGGGAATGGAACTCTGAGCTGAAGGTTCACGAGGAAATCAAGATACCACAACTGGTTCTTCCCTAGACCAACTTTGCCTGTTCTGTAAAACGCCTTCCAACCCTGTAAAGATAGCAATAATTAACAAACACCAAAGATAGCTTGTTATGGAAAGAATAACAAAAGACAAAAGCAGAAAATAAATTACATCTACAGCTAAACGACATTCGAAAAACTTTAAGCACCAGGACAGATTCTCTTTTTGTGCTTTCGACACCAATTGTGGTTGCAAAGCGTCAAAATATATTACTCAATAAACAGTTCCAAGGAACAGTCACTCACTTTCAACAGTCATACGATTCCAGAAGATGATCTAGAATTAGGTCAATCGCGTTTATTAGAAGTCAACAATAGAACGGTTCTACCAGCAAAAAGTTATATACGTTTAAATCAACTACACCTATAACCCAAGTTAGTTGGGTTGGCTGTATGAACCTTCTATATCTGTTCCTTCTACAGGTTAAGTGGTCAAAATATATTCTCACGCTGGCTGTCACCCTATTTTTAGGCTGACTAGATCCTGTAGCAACCTTCCTCCTTTCCTATGCTTTGGGAAACTCACATAGACTaagttttgaaaaagaaaaaaaaaaacacaaccgGATATGAGAAGTTGATGAGCTTGAAATGTCAATAAATAAATCCTATATACATGAAAACACTCATATTAAACCCTTATcaatcaaaaaaaagaaaaaaaaaatctcataataaagaactctttcttctttttctcttaaagAAACATTATGCATACATAAAGCACAAAACTTTATCAGCTTTAACAAACATCTTAGCAAATACTAGAACACTAAACTCACTTAACTCCATAAACCCCAAAAGCAAGCAGagcaaaaaaagagagagagagagagaaaccaaaagCTTAAGCACTCAAATGCTAACAAGCACCAATAAACCACTGAAAAaaaccttaaaacacttcaaaTGATAACACAAAAAAACTGCAAGTAAGCTCGAACTTCCAGCTGTGAAGTCCACAAAGAGCAAGTAAAGTTAGTGAACAATGAAGAGTACAAACCTGGATCCGAATATAGCAAAGTTCTTCACATTAGGGAGAAATAAAGAAGAGTGCTTAGTGGAACAGAGTGGaagtaagaaagaaagagtgaCACTGAAGTGCGAGTCCAATTACGAGATTAATGGATACTTTTTGACCGAAAAACAAGGAATGCGGTGTATTTCTACACAATGTTTGGTCCAATTGAgaatttccttttttatatttttttagctttttaagaaaagagagatagtgACTATTGAACTTGTACATGTTACCactaaaattaataattttggCTGCATTAGAAAACAAAAGGATAGCGGCAAGAAAACTTTTGTTTTTTCTCCTTGAAAAGAAAAACGCGTCCAAGATTCCTCTTCAATTTGAATTTGTTAAGTGGGAGCTAAGTGTCTTATAAGATTACTAATACACGCTcaaaatcataattaaagaTGGACAGTGACACTTTAATTTTTAGTTTTCCAATTTGAAAAGTTATGGTTAGTGGAGTAGCACATTTGAGATTTGACGAATGCCAACTCAATAAATACATAGCGAAAAATATGGTTACAAAAAGAGCAGCTTctctttttatccttttctttcaatGTCTCTTTCACGTGCTTTTTTGTTCCGTTGtttctttttaatatatttttacaaTAAAGATTGCTAGTGTAAAAATTTTGTACCATATTATAATGTAGTGCCACAAATTAATTACTCCCTTAGTCTCAAAATAAGTCTCTCATTAggaattcaaaataaatattcagtaaacTCTACATtatgtttattgatttttttcatGTACGTGATTTTTACTAAggttatacatattttgggatagAGAGAGTACTATTTTATCTTGTTACAAACTACTAATgtttatcaaaaaaattaaatgttaCTATCTTATAAGtaatataatttaataaatGTTTTTACATCgtcaatatataaaataaaggttttttttttttttttaattgtggGCAAAGCCGCAAGGGGCGGGGGCGGAGAATTCTGCAGAATTTGTCTCGAATTTGTATTCCCAAGCAAACATGAATTAAGTGTAAGGAATAGGCAACTAATTATGGATGGGTACATTTCGGCTCCACTGCAAGTTCCCAATAAAAGATTAGAACAAGTTAAAAacagagtccggaaccaaaatgacctaaaaaaagtgcttttgaatcaaaatactccaacaaaaaaaagattGATAAAAACTACTTTTAACAAAGTAATTTATTTGCAGCAGTTAATCAGAATTCGCTTGACGTTATTCTTTGAAGGTAagaattgcaacaaattactgcCGCCAGTggccgcttttttttttttggttaaccCCTCTTTCTTTACACTTTTTAACGATTTTTAATTAGATTAATCATGCCGActcgaaacttcaatattttatatagaaccctacttatttttgtgctaTTAATAGAGTAACTAATACATCAGCGATAAGCAAAAACTTGACGATTCGCTTTAATTCATTAAAAGTGTTTCGAACTCCATTTTTTGCCAAGACTAgaagtcattagctttaagttctttaatgaaaatacttaaacttgttcattaataacaaataaagtagtaaaaatacaatcatcaaaaaagaaaacttaaaatacattcatcaattcatgcccttgagttgatgaaaactaaacatactaatattcttcaaaataacaacatcatcataaatcaagtttaaaactaaaatcacaatattcttaatcatcatcgtAATAGAAACCTCAATATCGTCCTTTAAAAATATCGCGTTTTTACATACATTCTTTTTTTAgtagatgttagttctctatcaaaaaagaaaacaaaaaaaaaaacaaaaaaaacaaaaaaaaaaagagaaaaagagagatagGAAATGAGGAAACTGACAGGGAAATTTGAGGTCAAGGGGTTCGATATTAAGAAGATCTCCACTGCTCATTTTCTTAGAAAGTGAatcaaaagaggaaaaaaattatactttttttgtctctttttttaAAGACCTTAAAAAGTGGCggtgctaatggttggaaaggtCATGTGAGGGAGGGGTGGACAGTAAATGGAATGGGAAGAGAGAGGAGAAACGGGGTGCAGCGGTGAGGTGGTACGCCACGTATGGCCCACCTCACCGAGTTGTTAACGCCACGTCATATCTCACGTCCACCTTGGACAATTTTAATCTTAGAAGCAGATATTTGgactcaaaataaaaaagcatAAGCGGTATATTCAACCCAAAGATAACCAGAAGATAATCGACCCAATAATATAACAAAG
This window harbors:
- the LOC132052762 gene encoding ABC transporter G family member 3-like, yielding MEEIQSQSDHYMSPSSTTSSPASRVPSSNFFYLRKPGTLRQPISFEDSPVWDETDIEVKEDEGGDSINAATTPPSPSLSKVNSGSSPSPSLPEREVITRKIAGASIAWKDLTVTIKGKRKYSDKVVKSSHGYALPGTMTVIMGPPKSGKSTLLKALAGRLPDSARMYGEVFVNGTKRHMSYGSYGYVDRETTLIGSLTVREFLYYSALLQLPGFFCQKRSVVEDVIDAMSLGDCANKLIGGHCYMRGLRSGERRRVSIARELVMSPHILFIDEPLYHLDSVSALLMMVTLKKLANSGCTLIFTICQSSTEVFGLFDRICLLSNGKTLFFGETLACLQHFSNAGFPCPIMQSPSDHFLRAINTEFDRIITTCKGWQDNHGDLSSVSMDTAVAIRTIEAAYRSSEDAAAVETMIVKLTEKEGPSIKRKGMAGNATRVAVLTWRSLLIMSREWKYYWLRLIICMFLGLCIGTLFSGLGHSLSSVTIRAAAIFVFVSFTSLLGVAGVPAQLKEIKIYTCEESNQHSGAFLFLLGQFFASIPFLFLISISSSLVFYFLIGLRNEFSLLMYFVLNFFACLLVNEGLLLLVASIWQNIFWSVLSFLSIHVIMMLSTGFFRIRSALPRPVWMYPISYIAFHTYSMQGLLENEYIGTSFAVGQVRTISGYEALENVYDISDDNNSKWKNLLVLFVMAVAYKVLVFILLKCCIRKNLCVHKHFMCNQNSMNYN